Proteins co-encoded in one Papaver somniferum cultivar HN1 chromosome 5, ASM357369v1, whole genome shotgun sequence genomic window:
- the LOC113283442 gene encoding F-box protein SKIP22-like gives MRIRSLESKETLKIELPSTSSLQNLKVLIAEKISVSSETLQLSLNRKDRIDAAPHDSLQAIGIASGDLIFYNTNPDGFVLGNTQILISSQIQQVNSPNQTREQGESSNNNFDLNANTILTLAPEEETPNPINSSEIKETLTLADDENPNVVVEKVSSVPCFVKKVLTQEAGVSELGDYKLLIIAVHAVFLESGFVAFDPITKTRINNFQLPEGWA, from the coding sequence ATGAGAATCAGATCATTGGAATCAAAAGAGACCCTGAAAATTGAATTACCATCAACATCTTCTCTTCAAAATCTCAAAGTATTAATCGCAGAAAAAATCTCAGTTTCATCTGAAACCCTACAACTCTCTCTTAATCGAAAAGACAGGATTGATGCTGCTCCTCATGATTCACTTCAAGCAATAGGAATCGCTTCTGGGGATCTTATTTTCTACAATACAAATCCTGATGGATTTGTTTTAGGTAATACCCAAATCCTTATTTCCTCTCAAATTCAGCAAGTAAATAGTCCAAATCAAACTAGGGAACAAGGGGAAAGTtctaataataattttgatttgaATGCTAATACAATCCTAACCCTAGCTCCAGAAGAAGAAACCCCAAATCCAATTAATTCTAGTgaaattaaggaaaccctaactctAGCTGATGACGAAAACCCTAATGTTGTAGTGGAGAAGGTTTCTTCAGTTCCATGTTTTGTTAAAAAGGTTCTTACACAGGAGGCGGGTGTGTCTGAATTAGGGGACTATAAGCTTTTGATTATTGCTGTGCATGCTGTGTTCTTGGAATCTGGTTTTGTTGCTTTTGATCCTATTACAAAAACGAGGATTAATAATTTTCAGCTTCCTGAAGGATGGGCGTAG